One part of the Prunus persica cultivar Lovell chromosome G5, Prunus_persica_NCBIv2, whole genome shotgun sequence genome encodes these proteins:
- the LOC18777482 gene encoding protein NRT1/ PTR FAMILY 6.3: MSNCTLPETQEKLTLPDAWDFKGRPAERSKTGGWTAAAMILGGEACERLTTLGIAVNLVTYLTGTMHLGNATSANTVTNFLGTSFMLCLLGGFVADTFLGRYLTIAIFATFQAMGVTILTISTTIPSLRPRKCTSDTGTPCIPASGKQLMVLYIALYLTALGTGGLKSSVSGFGSDQFDESDKQERRQMTNFFNWFFFFISIGSLAAVTVLVYIQDNLGRQWGYGICVCAIVLGLIVFLSGTRRYRFKKLVGSPLTQISGVCVAAWRKRNMELPSDMSFLYNVDDIDDGLKKKKKQKLPHSKQFRFLDKAAIKEPKTTSGTAMIINKWSLSTLTDVEEVKLIIRMLPIWATTIMFWTVYAQMTTFSVSQATSMDRHIGKSFQIPPASLTAFFVGSILLTVPVYDRLIVPMARKALENPQGLTPLQRMGVGLVFSIFAMVAAALTEVKRLNIARSHGLTDNPTAEIPLSVFWLVPQFFFVGSGEAFTYIGQLDFFLRECPKGMKTMSTGLFLSTLSLGFFFSSLLVTIVHKTTGHNKPWLADNLNQGKLYDFYWLLALLSALNLVIYLFCANWYVYKDKRLAEEGIELEEPEICAHA; the protein is encoded by the exons ATGAGTAATTGTACCCTCCCAGAAACACAAGAGAAATTGACCCTCCCGGATGCCTGGGACTTCAAGGGCCGCCCCGCTGAGCGGTCCAAGACTGGCGGCTGGACGGCGGCCGCCATGATTCTAG GTGGAGAGGCTTGTGAGAGGCTAACAACGCTAGGAATTGCTGTTAACTTGGTGACTTATTTGACTGGAACCATGCACTTGGGCAATGCTACCTCTGCTAATACCGTCACCAATTTTCTTGGTACTTCCTTCATGCTCTGCTTGCTCGGCGGTTTTGTGGCCGATACCTTTCTTGGCAG ATACCTAACCATCGCTATATTTGCCACCTTCCAAGCAATG GGTGTGACAATATTGACAATCTCAACCACAATCCCCAGCCTCCGACCCCGAAAATGCACCTCCGACACCGGCACACCTTGCATCCCGGCAAGCGGCAAGCAACTCATGGTTCTCTACATAGCCCTCTACCTGACAGCCCTGGGCACCGGCGGCCTAAAATCGAGCGTTTCAGGCTTCGGCTCAGACCAATTTGATGAGTCAGacaaacaagaaagaagaCAAATGACAAACTTCTTCAActggttcttcttcttcataagcATAGGCTCACTTGCCGCAGTCACCGTTCTTGTCTACATACAAGACAACTTGGGGAGGCAATGGGGCTATGGCATATGTGTCTGTGCAATTGTGCTTGGCCTCATTGTGTTCTTGTCAGGAACAAGACGGTACCGTTTCAAGAAACTGGTGGGCAGCCCTTTGACTCAGATATCGGGGGTGTGTGTGGCGGCGTGGAGGAAGAGGAACATGGAGTTGCCCTCCGACATGTCGTTTTTGTACAACGTTGATGACATTGATGATGGactcaagaagaagaagaagcagaagttGCCTCATAGCAAGCAGTTCCG TTTCTTGGATAAGGCAGCAATCAAGGAACCCAAAACGACAAGCGGTACAGCCATGATCATAAACAAGTGGAGCTTATCAACCCTAACCGATGTTGAGGAAGTAAAATTGATTATCAGAATGTTGCCAATTTGGGCCACCACAATCATGTTTTGGACTGTCTACGCTCAAATGACCACATTCTCAGTGTCACAAGCAACCTCCATGGACCGCCACATTGGAAAATCATTTCAAATCCCACCTGCCTCTCTCACAGCTTTCTTTGTAGGCAGCATTCTCTTGACAGTCCCAGTATACGACCGGCTCATTGTCCCCATGGCAAGAAAAGCCCTAGAAAACCCACAAGGTCTAACCCCATTGCAACGCATGGGGGTTGGCCTAGTTTTCTCAATCTTTGCAATGGTAGCAGCAGCTCTCACAGAAGTCAAGCGCTTGAACATCGCACGATCACATGGCTTGACCgacaatccaacggctgagatCCCACTGAGTGTTTTCTGGCTGGTCCCACAGTTTTTCTTTGTGGGGTCCGGGGAGGCCTTCACATATATTGGGCAGCTTGACTTCTTCCTCAGGGAGTGCCCTAAGGGGATGAAGACCATGAGCACAGGCTTGTTCTTGAGCACTCTTTCATTGGGGTTCTTCTTTAGCTCTCTATTGGTCACTATTGTGCATAAGACTACAGGGCACAATAAGCCATGGCTGGCAGACAATCTCAACCAAGGGAAGCTTTATGATTTCTATTGGCTTTTGGCACTTCTGAGTGCTTTGAATTTGGTGATCTATTTGTTTTGTGCCAATTGGTATGTTTACAAGGACAAGAGGCTTGCTGAGGAGGGCATAGAATTGGAGGAACCAGAGATTTGTGCCCATGCATAA